Proteins from one Aulosira sp. FACHB-615 genomic window:
- a CDS encoding 4Fe-4S single cluster domain-containing protein produces METQPTYPSPTLLEIPPGYLNIMGYVDESEVNGPGCRAVIWVQGCPRACSGCFNPESWPFEINQLIAVDTLAEQILSKPQNTGVTFSGGEPFWQAPALAALARKLKAAGLNVMSFTGFTLKQLQSDSAPPGSQELLAQLDILIDGPFVESLAINSPNSPVSSSNQRVNVFNPALADQITWASDQIEIHILKDGSRIVTGYRGRLELT; encoded by the coding sequence ATGGAAACGCAACCAACTTACCCATCACCAACACTTCTAGAAATTCCCCCTGGCTATCTCAACATTATGGGTTATGTTGATGAGTCAGAAGTTAATGGCCCTGGTTGTCGCGCTGTGATTTGGGTGCAAGGTTGTCCCCGCGCCTGTTCTGGTTGCTTTAATCCTGAGTCTTGGCCCTTTGAGATTAACCAACTGATTGCTGTTGATACCCTCGCCGAGCAAATTCTCAGTAAACCCCAAAACACAGGTGTCACCTTCTCTGGTGGCGAACCGTTTTGGCAAGCACCTGCTTTAGCCGCTTTAGCACGTAAACTAAAAGCTGCGGGCTTAAATGTGATGTCTTTTACAGGTTTTACCCTCAAACAACTCCAGTCCGACTCCGCACCTCCAGGTTCACAAGAACTATTAGCACAATTAGATATTTTAATTGATGGGCCATTTGTCGAATCCCTGGCGATTAATTCCCCCAACTCCCCAGTTTCTTCTAGTAACCAGCGAGTAAATGTCTTTAACCCTGCTTTAGCCGACCAAATTACTTGGGCTAGTGACCAAATTGAAATTCACATTCTCAAGGATGGTAGCCGCATTGTCACCGGTTATCGCGGACGACTGGAATTAACTTAA
- a CDS encoding CocE/NonD family hydrolase, translated as MYRVLPKQTASMYTRDGVRLDADIYRPDAAENFPVLLMRQPYGRAIASTVVYAHPSWYAAQGYIVVIQDVRGRGTSAGEFKLFAHEIADGEDSIYWAAHLPGSNGKVGMYGFSYQGMTQLYAAAAKPSALKTICPAMIAYDLYTDWAYESGAFCLQTNLAWAIQLATETARLRYDHTAYQALFTVARNLPLNNPEVLQQLAPESFYHEWIAHPQADDYWEELSPKRHLQAVDLPIFHIGGWFDTYLRGTLGFYQDMVTRSTQPQHLLVGPWAHLPWGRKVGEVDFGAKAASPVDRMQIRWFDQFLKDIDTGLLRESSICLFEMGSNIWRTFPSLNTANQQSYFLSTTGLASIREDSGILSTHTSTALSVQHPELSTQDVLVHDPWRPVPSLGGHAGLPAGVFERSHLDCRSDVLTYTTQPLTEDLHILGNVVVEIDCNADQPSYDVCAVLSQVQPDGKVYNLTQGYIHCPKHTPVPIKIQLQITCVQIAKGNALRLSLSAACFPAYAMNSGNGAVLNSNDLRNAQVITLTLHCGGDRNSQIFLPLV; from the coding sequence ATGTATAGAGTTCTTCCTAAACAAACTGCATCTATGTACACCCGCGATGGTGTCAGACTGGATGCAGATATTTATCGCCCTGATGCCGCAGAGAATTTTCCGGTATTATTAATGCGACAACCTTATGGTAGAGCGATCGCATCAACTGTAGTCTATGCCCATCCCAGTTGGTATGCTGCCCAAGGTTATATTGTCGTGATTCAAGATGTTCGTGGGCGCGGTACTTCGGCTGGGGAATTTAAGTTATTTGCCCATGAAATTGCTGATGGTGAAGATAGCATTTATTGGGCAGCCCATTTACCTGGGAGTAATGGCAAAGTCGGAATGTATGGTTTTTCTTATCAAGGAATGACCCAACTCTACGCCGCCGCCGCTAAACCCAGTGCTTTAAAAACAATTTGTCCGGCGATGATTGCTTATGATTTATATACAGATTGGGCTTATGAAAGTGGCGCATTCTGTTTACAAACTAATCTCGCTTGGGCAATTCAATTAGCTACAGAAACCGCGCGTCTCCGTTACGATCACACAGCTTATCAGGCTTTATTTACTGTGGCACGCAATTTACCGCTAAATAATCCCGAAGTTCTCCAACAACTTGCCCCGGAGTCGTTTTATCATGAATGGATAGCCCATCCCCAAGCCGATGATTATTGGGAAGAACTTTCACCCAAACGCCACTTGCAAGCTGTGGACTTGCCAATATTTCATATCGGCGGATGGTTTGATACTTATCTGCGTGGAACTCTGGGTTTTTACCAAGATATGGTAACCCGCAGCACCCAACCCCAACATTTATTAGTCGGCCCTTGGGCGCATTTGCCTTGGGGAAGAAAAGTCGGCGAAGTTGACTTTGGTGCGAAAGCCGCCAGCCCTGTAGATAGAATGCAAATTCGCTGGTTTGATCAATTTTTAAAAGATATAGATACAGGCTTATTGCGGGAGTCTTCTATTTGCCTGTTTGAAATGGGAAGTAATATTTGGCGGACTTTCCCTAGCCTAAATACAGCTAACCAACAATCTTATTTTCTGTCAACCACCGGACTCGCCAGCATCCGCGAAGACTCAGGAATACTCAGCACTCACACTTCGACTGCGCTCAGTGTACAGCATCCAGAACTCAGTACTCAGGATGTTTTAGTCCACGACCCTTGGCGACCTGTACCTTCTTTAGGTGGTCATGCCGGCTTACCAGCAGGTGTATTTGAGCGATCGCATCTTGATTGTCGTTCTGATGTGTTAACCTATACCACTCAACCACTCACCGAAGACCTGCATATCCTGGGGAATGTAGTGGTAGAAATTGATTGCAATGCCGACCAGCCTAGTTATGACGTATGCGCTGTGTTATCGCAAGTCCAGCCTGATGGCAAAGTATATAATTTGACTCAAGGGTATATACATTGTCCAAAACATACTCCTGTCCCGATTAAAATTCAACTGCAAATAACTTGTGTACAAATTGCCAAAGGTAATGCTTTGCGTTTGAGTTTGAGTGCAGCTTGTTTTCCTGCTTATGCCATGAACTCTGGTAATGGTGCAGTACTGAACAGTAATGATTTACGCAATGCTCAGGTTATCACATTGACATTACACTGTGGTGGCGATCGCAATTCTCAAATTTTCTTACCACTGGTTTAA
- a CDS encoding restriction endonuclease subunit R, with translation MPLILEASNLSLNDVHRLLKLEKLPNGSFTDFLSLEPVSEFEQQDLLRIRNDFERYSSEGKISEGLVKFLTLAPLMRLAGFYDVPIRLTMEDSVAIAVEDEDRRITGRMDILAVNNAQTHTTAPFWILVIETKNSAIHVGEGLPQLITYAFKSLEQQPSVWGLVTNGQLYQFVHLTRAQQPTYQLMPLLNLNESPDAIELLQVLKGICQLVNLQK, from the coding sequence ATGCCGCTAATTCTTGAAGCTAGTAACTTATCACTCAACGATGTTCATCGCTTGCTGAAACTCGAAAAGCTTCCAAATGGCTCATTTACAGACTTTTTAAGTTTAGAACCAGTCTCTGAGTTTGAACAGCAGGATTTATTGCGAATCAGAAATGACTTTGAGCGTTACTCTAGTGAAGGTAAAATTTCTGAAGGTTTAGTTAAATTTTTAACACTAGCGCCATTAATGCGGCTGGCAGGATTTTATGATGTGCCGATTCGGTTAACAATGGAAGATAGTGTGGCGATCGCAGTCGAAGATGAAGACAGAAGAATTACCGGACGGATGGATATTTTAGCCGTCAATAACGCTCAAACTCATACCACAGCACCTTTTTGGATTTTAGTTATCGAAACAAAAAATAGTGCGATCCATGTGGGTGAGGGTTTGCCGCAATTAATCACTTACGCCTTTAAAAGTTTAGAGCAACAACCATCTGTGTGGGGTTTAGTTACCAACGGACAGCTTTATCAATTTGTTCATTTAACCCGCGCCCAACAGCCTACTTATCAACTTATGCCATTATTAAATCTTAATGAATCCCCCGATGCGATCGAGTTATTACAAGTTCTTAAAGGCATCTGTCAGTTAGTAAATCTTCAGAAATAA
- a CDS encoding PAS domain S-box protein: protein MYDQSMKILLVDDQPTDLNFLTQILEGENYQVQKITSGKLAIDAVLKILPDLILLDIFMPEMDGYAVCQYLKTQPQTRHIPVILLSSIETLQDREKFFQLGAVDYITKPLCAPEILIRVQNCIHRHIQSQQIKLASIPTKDTSQAQALKLLNLKLRNHNLVLTELAKNQILYQGEIKQAFGAITEAATKSLETERASIWLYNQTATAISCLDLFEQSHQRHSEGRTLAVVDYPIYFQALQQEEIIAVENVHIDPRTQEFAQPYSEINVISILDIPIRSAGKTVGVLCLEAVGELRTWTLEDQNVARSLANIASLILEARERQRAETARQASEAKLASAFKASPDPIILCKLPETRYIEVNDSFCRLFGYSRTQVIGHTDQELQIWANSQESVFLTQILQQTKSLRNYEVDFRTANREIKTMLFSAEMIEIDGQKYVLATAKDITDRKQAENESRLLLLTSQAITRAVDVNSALKVVLRLICHSIHWDFGEVWLPSKDGKCLEHSLVWYGEETSLGQFSLNSQTVKFVVGEGLPGRIWQNKQPEWIEDVSVATQPLFLRSPQAAQVGLKAAFGVPILADGEVLAILVFFKRTAVSIDKRLLMLVGAVATQLGSLIQRKMIEAAHRQSEERLQLALEASDLGLWDWNLITDQAYCGWQWKHIMGYEGHYLTNTSQALEKYIHPEDLPAVSSALKAHLQGVSAVYEVEYRMLGGNNEWKWIHSRGKIVECDDWGQPLRMIGTHKDITERKTLERELALREARLNAFFSSAPVGMKILDNQLRYVQVNQVLADIHGLSPESHIGKTVYEVIPQIAPLLVPFYEHILSTGEKILNIEICTTTPKQPEILSYFLTSYFPIPDEDNRISGVGTVVVDISDRKRAELALQESRLRYQTLADASPVGIYHTDKFGHCIYLNQRWSEITGLPQAEAMGTGWAKSLHPDDRDRVFATWNEAAAAKSLYTCEHRCLRPDGKSVWVICQAIPELDEHGEITGHIGTITDITESKLAEAALRESAEREKAIAQVIQRMRQTLDLQTIFAATTEELRQALNCDRVVVYRFNSDWSGEFVSESMSEGWVSLMLEQIHDPIIANDVLEDGRCLETILQSATYPIQDTYLQANQGGVYEQEINFRCVADIYKADFDSCYLDLLERFQAKAYILVPIFCGSKLWGLLASYQNSNPREWKTGEINIVVQIGNHLGIALQQAELLAQTQRQSQALQAAVITADAANKAKSEFLANMSHELRTPLNAILGFTQVMSYDNQLSTEHQQHLAIINRAGEHLLNLINDILEMSKIEAGRTTLNISHFDLIALLNNLEEMLRLRAESKGLQLQFEYAPQLPQYVQTDDNKLRQVLLNLLGNAIKFTAKGSVILRVKLAQKSQQHTENIFSHSLLFEIQDTGVGISPQEIDLLFKAFEQTEIGRKSQQGTGLGLAISRKYVQLMGGDITVTSQEGIGTTFTFQIDIDFAATSQLTISQNQCRVLCLAPGQPEYRVLVVDDVLENRLVLVKLLQLRGFVVREATNGQEAINLWQEWQPHLIFMDMRMPVMDGYVATKLIKTANETAVSSSVNAIIIALTAHAFEEQRAAILSAGCDDLINKPFREAEILEKIQQYLNVQYIYQEGTQPKINEIQSNISHNTIHQEVLDWLDQMPDEWLKKLHHAAAQCSDDLILKLMSEITLKNPRYQKYLIELAQNFRFEIIMDLASQKSNI, encoded by the coding sequence ATGTATGATCAATCGATGAAAATTCTATTGGTTGATGATCAGCCCACTGATTTAAATTTTTTAACTCAAATTCTTGAAGGCGAAAATTATCAGGTACAAAAAATAACTTCAGGTAAACTGGCAATTGACGCAGTACTCAAAATATTGCCTGACTTAATTTTACTAGACATTTTCATGCCGGAAATGGATGGTTATGCAGTCTGTCAGTATCTCAAAACTCAGCCACAAACTCGACATATTCCGGTTATTTTGCTCAGTTCTATAGAAACCTTACAAGATAGAGAGAAATTTTTTCAATTAGGGGCTGTTGACTATATTACCAAGCCACTGTGCGCTCCCGAAATTTTAATTCGTGTGCAGAATTGCATTCATCGTCACATCCAGTCTCAGCAAATAAAGTTGGCATCAATACCAACAAAGGATACATCTCAGGCACAAGCTTTAAAATTGCTAAATCTTAAACTCCGTAACCATAACTTAGTATTAACGGAATTAGCTAAAAATCAGATATTATATCAAGGTGAGATCAAACAAGCATTTGGCGCAATTACAGAAGCAGCTACGAAAAGCTTGGAAACAGAACGAGCTAGTATCTGGTTATATAATCAAACTGCAACTGCGATTTCTTGCCTAGATTTATTTGAGCAAAGTCATCAGCGTCATAGTGAAGGGCGTACCTTAGCTGTAGTAGATTATCCGATTTATTTTCAAGCTTTGCAGCAAGAAGAAATCATTGCGGTGGAGAATGTTCACATTGATCCGCGAACCCAAGAATTTGCTCAACCTTATTCCGAAATCAACGTTATTTCGATTTTAGATATACCGATTCGATCAGCCGGAAAAACGGTGGGAGTTTTGTGTTTAGAAGCGGTGGGAGAATTGCGGACTTGGACATTAGAAGACCAAAACGTTGCCCGTTCCCTGGCAAATATCGCATCTTTAATATTGGAAGCGCGGGAACGTCAACGCGCCGAAACCGCACGTCAAGCTTCGGAAGCCAAGTTAGCATCAGCCTTTAAAGCTTCTCCTGACCCAATTATTTTGTGTAAACTGCCAGAAACTCGCTACATCGAAGTTAATGATAGTTTTTGTCGGCTATTTGGTTATTCTCGTACCCAAGTGATTGGTCACACTGATCAAGAATTGCAGATTTGGGCTAATTCGCAAGAAAGTGTGTTTCTGACACAAATTTTGCAACAAACTAAATCTTTACGCAATTATGAAGTTGATTTCCGTACCGCCAATAGAGAAATCAAAACTATGTTGTTCAGTGCGGAAATGATTGAAATTGATGGTCAAAAATATGTGTTAGCTACAGCGAAAGATATTACAGACCGGAAGCAGGCAGAAAATGAAAGTCGGCTACTACTATTAACATCCCAAGCTATTACCCGCGCGGTGGATGTTAATAGTGCTTTAAAAGTGGTGTTGCGTTTAATTTGCCATTCTATTCACTGGGATTTTGGGGAAGTATGGCTACCGAGTAAAGATGGGAAATGTTTAGAACATAGTTTAGTTTGGTATGGCGAAGAAACCAGCTTAGGACAATTTTCTCTCAATAGCCAAACAGTCAAGTTTGTTGTGGGTGAGGGGCTACCTGGGCGGATTTGGCAAAATAAACAACCAGAATGGATTGAAGATGTTTCTGTGGCTACGCAACCATTATTTTTGCGATCGCCACAAGCAGCCCAAGTAGGATTAAAAGCAGCCTTTGGTGTGCCAATTTTAGCTGATGGTGAAGTATTAGCAATTTTAGTCTTCTTTAAACGCACTGCTGTATCTATTGATAAGCGGTTACTGATGTTAGTTGGGGCTGTGGCGACTCAGTTAGGCAGTTTAATTCAGCGCAAAATGATCGAAGCGGCCCACAGACAAAGTGAAGAACGTTTACAACTTGCCTTAGAAGCCAGCGACTTGGGTTTGTGGGATTGGAATTTGATCACAGATCAAGCTTACTGTGGCTGGCAATGGAAACACATTATGGGATACGAAGGCCATTATCTAACAAATACTTCTCAAGCACTGGAGAAATATATCCATCCAGAAGATTTACCAGCAGTCAGTTCTGCTTTAAAAGCCCATCTGCAAGGGGTGAGTGCTGTTTATGAAGTTGAGTATCGGATGCTCGGTGGTAATAATGAATGGAAATGGATTCATTCTCGCGGGAAAATTGTTGAATGTGATGATTGGGGTCAGCCGTTGCGGATGATCGGTACTCATAAAGATATTACAGAACGCAAAACTTTAGAGCGAGAATTGGCACTGCGAGAAGCGCGTCTGAATGCCTTTTTTAGTAGTGCGCCTGTGGGGATGAAAATACTCGATAATCAATTACGGTATGTACAGGTAAATCAAGTTTTAGCTGATATTCACGGATTATCCCCAGAATCACATATTGGTAAAACTGTATACGAAGTTATACCCCAAATTGCACCTTTATTAGTGCCATTTTACGAACATATATTATCGACTGGCGAAAAAATTCTCAATATAGAAATTTGTACAACCACACCCAAGCAACCAGAAATATTGAGTTATTTTTTAACTTCTTATTTTCCGATTCCCGATGAAGACAATCGGATTTCGGGAGTGGGGACAGTGGTAGTAGACATTAGCGATCGCAAACGTGCAGAACTGGCTTTACAAGAAAGTCGGCTGCGCTATCAAACCTTAGCGGATGCTTCACCAGTCGGCATCTACCATACTGATAAATTTGGTCATTGCATCTATCTTAATCAGCGTTGGTCGGAAATTACTGGTTTACCACAAGCAGAAGCAATGGGTACTGGCTGGGCAAAGTCCTTGCATCCTGATGATCGCGATCGGGTTTTTGCTACCTGGAATGAAGCCGCCGCCGCTAAATCTTTATATACATGCGAACATCGTTGTCTGCGTCCTGATGGAAAAAGTGTTTGGGTGATTTGCCAAGCCATACCAGAACTCGATGAACATGGAGAAATTACCGGACATATAGGGACAATTACAGATATTACCGAGAGTAAACTAGCAGAAGCCGCTTTACGAGAGAGTGCTGAACGAGAAAAAGCAATTGCCCAAGTCATTCAAAGAATGCGCCAAACTTTAGATTTACAGACAATTTTTGCCGCGACAACTGAAGAATTACGCCAAGCATTAAATTGCGATCGCGTGGTTGTCTATCGTTTTAATTCTGACTGGAGTGGTGAATTTGTCTCAGAATCAATGAGCGAAGGTTGGGTTTCTTTAATGTTAGAACAAATCCATGATCCCATCATTGCCAACGATGTTTTAGAAGATGGTCGCTGTCTAGAAACGATTTTACAAAGTGCCACTTATCCCATTCAAGATACTTATCTGCAAGCCAATCAAGGCGGTGTTTATGAGCAAGAGATAAATTTTCGGTGTGTGGCAGATATTTACAAAGCCGATTTTGACTCTTGTTATTTAGACTTATTAGAACGTTTTCAAGCCAAAGCTTATATTCTTGTCCCAATTTTTTGTGGAAGCAAATTGTGGGGTTTACTCGCCAGTTATCAAAACTCTAATCCGCGAGAATGGAAAACAGGTGAAATTAATATTGTTGTGCAAATTGGCAATCATTTGGGCATTGCTTTGCAACAAGCCGAACTACTAGCACAAACCCAAAGACAATCACAAGCATTACAAGCAGCAGTAATTACTGCTGATGCTGCTAATAAAGCCAAAAGCGAATTTCTCGCCAACATGAGCCACGAATTACGCACACCACTCAACGCAATTCTTGGCTTTACCCAAGTTATGAGTTATGACAATCAACTGTCAACAGAACACCAACAACACCTAGCAATTATTAATCGTGCTGGCGAACATTTGCTCAACTTAATTAACGACATCTTAGAAATGTCTAAAATTGAAGCCGGCAGAACCACATTAAACATCAGTCATTTTGATTTAATTGCCTTATTAAATAACCTAGAAGAAATGTTGCGGTTGCGTGCCGAATCAAAAGGTTTACAACTACAGTTTGAATACGCACCACAGCTACCCCAATATGTGCAAACAGATGATAATAAACTACGGCAAGTTTTACTTAATCTTTTAGGCAATGCGATAAAATTTACCGCTAAAGGTAGTGTGATTTTGCGTGTCAAATTAGCCCAAAAATCTCAACAACATACAGAAAATATTTTTTCTCACTCGCTTCTCTTCGAGATACAAGATACAGGCGTTGGTATTTCTCCTCAAGAAATTGATTTGTTATTTAAAGCCTTTGAACAAACTGAAATTGGACGAAAATCTCAACAAGGAACGGGACTCGGTTTAGCCATCAGTCGTAAATATGTGCAGCTGATGGGAGGAGATATCACTGTCACTAGTCAAGAAGGTATTGGCACTACTTTTACTTTTCAGATTGATATTGATTTCGCCGCAACTAGTCAACTTACAATCAGTCAAAATCAGTGTCGAGTTCTTTGTTTAGCACCAGGACAACCTGAGTACCGAGTTTTAGTTGTAGATGATGTTTTAGAAAACCGTTTAGTATTAGTTAAATTACTACAACTCAGAGGTTTTGTAGTGCGTGAAGCAACAAATGGACAGGAGGCGATTAACTTATGGCAAGAATGGCAACCACATCTAATTTTTATGGATATGCGTATGCCTGTGATGGATGGCTATGTAGCAACAAAGTTAATTAAAACTGCAAATGAAACCGCAGTGTCTTCGTCAGTCAATGCGATTATTATTGCTTTAACTGCCCATGCTTTTGAAGAGCAAAGAGCAGCTATCCTATCAGCAGGTTGTGATGATTTGATTAATAAGCCGTTTCGTGAAGCAGAAATATTGGAAAAAATTCAACAATATTTAAATGTTCAATATATCTATCAGGAAGGAACTCAGCCTAAGATTAATGAAATACAATCAAATATTAGCCATAATACCATACACCAAGAAGTATTAGATTGGTTAGACCAAATGCCTGATGAATGGCTGAAAAAACTACATCATGCTGCGGCTCAGTGTAGTGATGATTTAATTTTAAAGTTAATGTCAGAAATTACCCTTAAAAATCCCAGATATCAAAAGTATTTAATCGAATTAGCGCAAAACTTTCGGTTTGAAATCATTATGGATTTAGCGAGCCAGAAATCAAATATATAG
- the acs gene encoding acetate--CoA ligase, producing MSQPTIESILQEKRLFHPAAGFSQNAHIKSLEDYQQLYDKAKADPEKFWADLAETELHWFEKWHTVLDWQPPFAKWFVGGKTNISYNCLDRHLTTWRKNKAALIWEGEPGDSRTLTYAQLHREVCQFANVLKQLGVQKGDRVGIYMPMIPEAAIAMLACARIGAPHSVVFGGFSAEALRDRLIDAQAKLVITADGGWRKDAIVPLKEQVDKALADGAVPSVENVLVVKRTGQDIYMQLGGRDHWWHDLQKGVSADCPAEPMDSEDMLFILYTSGSTGKPKGVVHTTAGYNLYTHITTKWIFDLQDTDVYWCTADVGWITGHSYIVYGPLSNGATTLMYEGAPRASNPGCFWDVIEKYGVNIFYTAPTAIRAFIKMGEHHPKTRNLSSLRLLGTVGEPINPEAWMWYHRVIGGDRCPIVDTWWQTETGGIMITPLPGAIPTKPGSATRPFPGILADIVDLDGNSLGDNEGGYLAVRHPWPGMMRTVYGDPDRFRRTYWEHIPPQDGKYTYFAGDGARRDEDGYFWVMGRVDDVLNVSGHRLGTMEIESALVSHPAVAEAAVVGKPDELKGEDVVAFVTLEGTHQPSEELSKELKKHVVQEIGAIARPGEIRFTDALPKTRSGKIMRRLLRNLAAGQEVSGDTSTLEDRSVLDKLREGA from the coding sequence ATGTCTCAACCAACTATAGAGTCAATCCTACAAGAGAAGCGTTTATTCCATCCGGCGGCGGGATTCTCGCAAAACGCCCATATTAAAAGCTTAGAAGATTATCAACAACTTTACGATAAAGCCAAGGCTGACCCGGAAAAATTTTGGGCAGATTTAGCGGAAACAGAGTTGCATTGGTTTGAAAAGTGGCACACAGTTTTAGATTGGCAACCACCGTTTGCTAAGTGGTTTGTCGGCGGTAAGACAAATATTTCTTACAACTGTTTAGATAGACATCTCACCACCTGGCGCAAGAATAAAGCGGCGTTGATTTGGGAAGGTGAACCAGGAGATTCCCGAACTTTAACTTACGCCCAACTACATCGAGAAGTGTGCCAGTTTGCCAATGTATTAAAGCAGTTGGGTGTGCAGAAAGGCGATCGCGTTGGTATTTATATGCCGATGATACCGGAAGCGGCGATCGCCATGTTAGCTTGTGCGAGAATTGGCGCACCCCATAGTGTGGTATTTGGTGGGTTTAGTGCCGAAGCATTGCGCGATCGCTTAATTGATGCCCAAGCTAAATTAGTAATTACAGCTGATGGTGGTTGGCGCAAAGATGCGATCGTTCCCCTGAAAGAACAAGTCGATAAAGCTTTGGCAGATGGCGCTGTTCCTTCTGTAGAAAATGTCTTGGTAGTTAAGCGCACCGGACAAGATATTTATATGCAGTTGGGCGGACGTGACCATTGGTGGCACGATTTACAAAAAGGTGTCTCGGCTGATTGTCCGGCGGAACCAATGGACAGCGAAGATATGCTGTTTATTCTCTACACTTCCGGTAGTACAGGCAAACCCAAGGGCGTTGTGCATACCACTGCTGGTTATAACTTGTACACCCATATCACCACCAAGTGGATATTTGATTTACAAGACACAGATGTTTATTGGTGTACTGCCGATGTGGGTTGGATTACCGGACATAGTTACATTGTCTATGGGCCATTATCCAACGGTGCAACCACACTGATGTATGAAGGTGCGCCCCGTGCTTCTAATCCTGGCTGCTTCTGGGATGTGATTGAAAAATACGGCGTGAATATTTTCTACACTGCACCAACGGCGATTCGGGCGTTTATTAAGATGGGCGAACACCATCCCAAAACCCGCAACTTGTCTTCACTGCGTTTGCTGGGAACCGTCGGCGAACCAATTAACCCAGAAGCTTGGATGTGGTATCACCGCGTAATTGGTGGCGATCGCTGCCCAATTGTCGATACTTGGTGGCAAACTGAAACAGGTGGAATTATGATTACACCCCTACCAGGGGCAATTCCGACCAAACCCGGTTCCGCAACCCGTCCCTTCCCCGGAATTTTGGCAGACATCGTTGATTTAGATGGTAATTCTTTAGGCGATAACGAAGGCGGCTATTTAGCAGTGCGCCATCCTTGGCCGGGGATGATGCGGACTGTTTACGGCGACCCTGACCGCTTCCGCCGCACCTATTGGGAACATATTCCGCCCCAGGATGGCAAGTATACATACTTTGCTGGCGATGGTGCGAGACGCGATGAAGATGGTTATTTCTGGGTGATGGGACGGGTAGACGATGTGTTGAATGTTTCAGGACATCGCCTCGGCACTATGGAAATTGAATCAGCCTTAGTTTCTCACCCAGCCGTTGCTGAGGCGGCGGTTGTGGGTAAGCCAGATGAACTCAAAGGTGAGGATGTTGTAGCTTTTGTCACCTTAGAAGGTACACATCAACCAAGCGAGGAACTGAGTAAAGAACTGAAAAAACACGTCGTGCAGGAGATTGGTGCGATCGCCCGTCCCGGAGAAATCCGCTTTACCGACGCTTTACCCAAAACGCGATCGGGCAAGATTATGCGGCGCTTGTTGCGTAACCTCGCCGCCGGACAAGAAGTTTCTGGTGACACCTCAACTCTCGAAGACCGTAGCGTGTTAGATAAATTACGTGAAGGTGCTTAA
- a CDS encoding YcxB family protein: MYIKTKSFQITPKELGALLTVDYYRRMKFFFILFAILLVINIVVSVLQNRFDWWLIYSVGLGAYFVSLPLFFQPRKRNSTLNFQNRYCEIDENFFAMFYEDGSIVKLNYSHFMQVIKKADYYFLYMTKAQFHYLPVAAFESEKDIHRFDLFLQSKQLIKIW; encoded by the coding sequence ATGTACATTAAAACTAAAAGTTTTCAAATTACTCCAAAAGAATTAGGCGCACTGTTAACTGTTGACTATTACAGACGGATGAAATTTTTTTTTATTCTCTTCGCAATTTTGTTAGTTATCAATATTGTTGTTTCCGTCTTACAAAATCGCTTTGATTGGTGGTTAATATATTCTGTCGGATTAGGAGCGTATTTTGTCTCCTTGCCTTTGTTTTTTCAACCACGAAAGCGCAATTCTACGTTAAATTTTCAAAATCGCTACTGTGAAATTGATGAAAACTTTTTTGCAATGTTTTATGAAGATGGCAGTATTGTTAAACTTAATTACTCACACTTTATGCAAGTCATCAAAAAAGCAGACTATTATTTTTTATACATGACTAAAGCTCAATTTCATTATTTACCAGTTGCTGCTTTTGAAAGTGAAAAAGATATCCATCGATTTGATTTATTTTTACAGAGCAAGCAATTAATTAAAATCTGGTAG